Proteins encoded by one window of Cloeon dipterum chromosome 2, ieCloDipt1.1, whole genome shotgun sequence:
- the LOC135935918 gene encoding myotubularin-related protein 10-B: MTHSFKSYIDIKEDHFGAEELDPNGTKKNVEQCQPRLLEGEAVTAAEDNVLQFVSLSERKHGRSGTLFVTNFKLSFVPCVSTAKEGPECQKSRLLGEFDVSLCNIDCVYHITREKKRKLIGGQNVSSKIKGLLIVCKNMRTLTYSFKFSSVNSGKNIANALLHYAFPRRHHLLFAYDYREPNLRKSHSDILLFQEQSDWMRELKNSNCAGWRITSSNTLYNLSANLPSFFVVPESALDWQLETASRHFRDSRPPVWCWGTTEGAALVRMADMLPGINDRVQENIMLEQVRKAHPKKRQPQIFDLQKSLPTPRDLQISFGKLRDICSPESASRFWNQDQDFFGRMDSTRWLHYVSGCLAIAQQAANALASGETIVLQEGEGRDVSTIVSSLVQLMCNPSCRSILGFQSLIQKEWIALGHPFCSRLGLIAESDVDQSPMFLLFLDCVWQILNQFPGKFEFTETYLTTLWDSCHVGIFDTFLFNSERDRAYSVTDAHNPLHLRSVWDWEEQYGPEDIALFRNPLYALEAPAQSNKLHILPVSCGLSALEVWQQCYCRWVPMLEVRGGGRVQVNFQVRLLADEIIELKKKADAWRRGLSPDRVAPFNFSEELLFACDSAVLRDRLRNNPGSFFPFMHHSAVSAGEVLLSTSILGDEDEMDERDCGLNESTYSLSTAV, from the exons ATGACGCACAGCTTTAAAAGCTACATCGACATCAAAGAAGACCACTTCGGAGCGGAG GAACTGGATCCGAATGGCACCAAAAAGAACGTCGAGCAGTGCCAGCCGCGACTCCTTGAAG GCGAAGCTGTAACAGCGGCTGAAGATAACGTTTTGCAGTTTGTTTCGTTGAGTGAGAGAAAACACGGCAGGTCCGGAACTCTGTTTGTTACTAACTTCAAACTGTCCTTTGTCCCTTGTGTGTCAACGGCGAAGGAG ggcCCTGAATGCCAGAAAAGTAGGCTCCTCGGCGAGTTTGATGTGAGCTTGTGCAACATTGACTGCGTGTATCATATCACTAGGGAAAAGAAACGGAAACTGATCGGTGGTCAGAATGTTTCCAGCAAAATTAAAGGGCTTTTGATTGTTTGCAAG aatatgCGCACCCTTACATACAGCTTCAAGTTTTCCAGTGTGAACAGCGGAAAAAACATAGCAAATGCGCTGCTCCACTACGCTTTTCCCCGTAGACATCACCTTTTATTTGCTTACGACTACAG AGAACCAAATTTGCGGAAAAGCCATAGCGACATTCTCTTGTTCCAAGAGCAGTCGGACTGGATGCGGGAGCTAAAAAACTCCAACTGCGCAGGATGGAGAATAACGTCATCAAATACATTATACAACTTATCTGCAAA TCTGCCTTCGTTTTTCGTGGTTCCTGAGAGCGCCTTGGACTGGCAGCTTGAGACTGCCTCAAGACACTTTCGAGACAGCCGGCCGCCCGTTTGGTGCTGGGGCACAACCGAGGGCGCAGCACTTGTGCGTATGGCTGACATGCTGCCTGGCATCAATGACAGGGTTCAGGAGAACATAATGCTGGAGCAGGTGCGCAAGGCGCACCCCAAAAAGCGGCAGCCGCAGATTTTTGACCTGCAAAAGTCGCTACCCACACCAAGAGACCTGCAGATCAGCTTTGGCAAGCTCAGAGACATATGCTCACCAG AATCAGCCAGTCGCTTTTGGAACCAAGATCAGGACTTTTTCGGCAGGATGGATTCAACTCGCTGGCTGCACTACGTGTCAGGTTGTTTGGCCATTGCTCAACAGGCAGCAAACGCGCTTGCCTCTGGCGAAACGATTGTTCTCCAAG AGGGAGAAGGTCGCGATGTGTCGACAATAGTCAGCAGTTTGGTCCAGCTTATGTGCAATCCATCATGCAGGTCAATTTTGGGCTTCCAGTCGTTGATCCAAAAAGAGTGGATCGCTCTTGGGCATCCTTTTTGCTCACGACTTGGCTTGATCGCCGAATCTGATGTTGATcag TCTCCCATGTTTTTGCTCTTCCTGGACTGCGTgtggcaaattttgaaccaatttccTGGCAAATTCGAGTTCACTGAGACGTACCTGACCACGTTGTGGGATTCTTGTCACGTGGGCATTTTCGACACTTTTCTCTTCAACAGCGAACGGGATAGAGCTTACTCAGTCACG GACGCCCACAATCCTCTACACTTGCGGTCAGTGTGGGACTGGGAGGAACAGTACGGACCGGAGGACATCGCGCTATTCCGCAACCCGCTGTACGCGCTGGAGGCGCCGGCACAAAGCAATAAGCTGCACATTTTGCCTGTCAGCTGCGGGCTGTCAGCGTTGGAGGTTTGGCAGCAGTGCTATTGCCGGTGGGTGCCGATGCTAGaggtgcgcggcggcggccgcgtgcAGGTCAACTTCCAGGTGCGCCTGCTGGCCGACGAAATCATCGAGCTGAAAAAGAAGGCGGATGCGTGGCGCCGCGGCCTCAGCCCAGACCGCGTGGCaccctttaatttttctgaggAGCTTTTGTTTGCGTGTGACAGCGCCGTGCTGCGCGACCGCCTGCGAAACAACCCTGGCTCCTTTTTCCCTTTCATGCACCACTCGGCGGTGAGCGCTGGCGAGGTCCTGCTCAGCACCAGCATCCTTGGTGACGAAGATGAGATGGACGAGCGCGACTGCGGCCTCAACGAATCCACCTACAGCCTCAGCACAGCCGTTTGA